DNA sequence from the Bradyrhizobium sp. CIAT3101 genome:
TGATGCCCTGGAGCACCAGCACGGACGCGTCCGGCAGTCCGAGGCGGCGCTGCAACAGACCGCCGCTGGCGCTGATGCCGCCGAGCAGGATCGCGACAGGAATGATCGCAAGCGGATTTTGTCGGGCGAGGAAGGCAACCAGAATGCCGGTGAAGCCATAGCCTGCCGCGAGATTGGCGTTGGTGCGGCCTTGCACGGCGGCAACCTCGACCATGCCGGCAAGACCAGCGGCGCCGCCGGCGAGGAAGCAGATGGTCAGGATCAGCTTGCTGACGCCGAGGCCGACGATCTTGGCGGCGCGGATGTTGCCGCCGGCAACCCGCGCGGCGAAGCCGAACACGGTGTGATAGATCAGGATGTAGGCGGCGACCGCGGCGATCAGGCCGAAGACGAGCCCCCAATGCACGTCGGTGCCGGGGATCGTGCCGATCATGTTGGCGGCGCCGATCTCGCGTGTCGACGGCTTGTTGAGGCTCGCGGGATCCCGCATCATGCCTTCGACGAGGTGATTGAGGATGGCGAGCGCGATGTAGACGAGCAGCAGGCTCGAGATCGTCTCGTTGACGCCGCGATACTGCCGAAGCGCGCCGGCCAGCATGATCCACAATCCACCGCCGATGACGCCGGCTATGACCATGGCAATCTGCACGACGAGCGGGGGCATGCCCTGAAGCAACAGCGCGGCGCTCGTCGCCGACAGCGCGCCGATCAGCAATGCGCCTTCACCGCCGATGATGACCATGCCGAGTTGCGCCGGCAGCGCCGTACAGAGCGCGGTGAGGATAAGGGGCGCTGCACGCGTCAGCGTGTTCTGCCAGGAGAACCAGGTGCCGAAGGCGCCGTAATACATGTAGAAATAGAGGTCGAGCGGGTTCTTGCCGAACAGCATGACGAAGATGCCGAACACCACGAGCGCGCCGGCGAGCGCCGCGCCCGGGATCAGGACATATTCGATCGTGCCGCCGTGGCGTTGGAGAAACCCCGGCTTGGCGGCCGGGACAACTGCCCCGACCGCCTCGGCGGAATCCGCTGCTTCCGCTGTCACGAAGTCGCTCCGATCACGCCCTCGACGAGATAGTCCATCTTCTCGAGTTCGGGATCCTTCTGGCCGCGATCGGTGCCGGCCGCGATCACCGTCTTGCCCTTGTTGTCGACGAGGCCGCCCTTGAAGATGGCAAACCCGTCCGCGGACAGGAATTTGGCCTTGGCTTCGTCTGCCGCCTTGCGCGCCTCGGCCGAGACGGCCTCGCCATAGGCCGAGACCTTCACGATCTCTTCCTTCAGGCCGCCGCGGTAGAAATTCGGGATGCCTTCGCCGGCGGCGATCATCTTGACGAACTTCGGATAGAGCGCTTCCCAGTTCCACTCGGCGCCAGTGAGATAGGCCTTGGGCGCCAGCGCCGACTGGTTGGTGTGATAGCCGCAGACGAAGGCGCCGCGTCGCGCCGCGTTCTCGACCATGGTCTTGGGGCCGTCGACGTGGCAGGTCAGCACGTCCACACCCTGGTCGATCAGGCTGTTGGTGGCTTCGGCCTCCTTGACCGGCATCGACCAGTCCCCGGTGAAGATCACCTGCGTGGTGGCCTTCGGATTGACGGACTTGGCGCCCAGCGCAAAGGCGTTGATGTTGCGCAGCACCTGGGGAATCGGCTTGGCTGCGACGAAGCCGAGTTTGCCGCTCTTCGACGTCAGGCCCGCGACGATGCCGGAGATGTACTGGGCTTCGTCGATATAGCCGAAATAGCTGCCGGCGTTCTTCGGGTCCTTGTCGCTCCACAAGCCGCCGCAGTGCTCGAAGCGCAGCTTCGGGTACTTGGCAGCCATCTTGATCATGTGCGGATTGTAGTAGCCGAACGAGGTTGGGAAGATCAGCGTGGCGCCGTCGAGGTTGATCATGGACTCGATCGTCTTCTCGACAGCGTCGGTCTCCGGCACCTTCTCTTCCTCGACCACCTTGAGGCCGGGAATCTTCTTCAGCGCCGCAGCGCCTTGCGCGTGCGCCTGGTTGTAGCCGTAGTCATCGCGCGAGCCGACATAGATGAAGCCGATGGTCGTGTCGGCCGCGAAGGCCGGACGGGCGCCGGTCGCCGCGCCGAGGGTGAGGGCGGCACCGCCCTGCAACAAATGCCGTCGTGAAATCCTGCCAAAGTCCATTGGTTGCTCCCTTGGCGGATGAACCGCCTTAATCTCGCGGCCGCGCCGGTCTGGCGGAGCCCGGGATAGGATGTCGCAAGCTTCGTGCCAGAGGCTGCGGAGCGGGCATTTCCTCGTAAGATATTGAAAAATATCAGATATAATCGAAGTTGGAGTCCTGATCAGGAAATCAGCAGATTAAATTATGGGCAGTATCTTCTGATTGTATGCAAGGTAGTTAAGCAGCCTTAACCGGCTCTCACGTGCGCATGATGGGACTGGGACGGTCGGCCGATCACCCGCATTCATGCTAACCACGCGCTGGCTTGAAGTGCGCCGGCTGCCTGAATTCGCTGGCACCGAACTTGTATCGGTTAGGGTTGCGACCGCCCGCGCGGTCTCCAGAATGAAAGCTTGATCGAGATGGCTGCCGTGACCGCCGTTCAAAATGCATCGCTCGGCGAGGAGATCGTGCGTCGGATCAACGAGCTCGCGGCGATCTCGGAAGAAGACGGCAAGCTCACCCGCATCTATCTCACCGAGGAACTGCGCGCGGCTTCGGACCTCATCCTCGGCTGGATGCGCGAGGCCGGCATGAGCGCCCATCTCGATGCGATCGGCAATGTCTGCGGCCGCTACGAAGGCGAGCGGCCGGGAGCACCCTGTCTGATGCTCGGCTCGCATTACGACACGGTGCGTGACGCCGGCAAATGGGACGGACCACTTGGTGTGATCACGGCGATTGCCTGCGTCGCCGAGCTCAACCGCCGTGGCGAGCGCCTGCCGTTTGCGCTCGAGGTGGTCGGCTTTGCCGACGAGGAGGGCGTGCGCTTCGCCTCGACGCTGCTTGGTAGCCGCGCAGTCGCCGGCACTTTCGACGAGAGCGTCTTGAACACGCGCGACCGCGACGGCGTATCGATCCGCGAAGCACTCGTCAAATTTGGCCTCGACCCCGACCATATCGGCGCGGCGGCGCGCGCCCGGCGCGAGCTGCTGGCCTATGTCGAACTGCACATCGAGCAGGGGCCGGTGCTCGAAGCGCAGAATCTCCCCGTCGGTGTCGTCACTGCGATTGCGGGCGCCACGCGGCTGGCGGCTCGGCTCACCGGAATGGCAGGCCACGCCGGCACCGTGCCCATGGCACTGCGCCGTGACGCCCTCAGTGGCGCGGCCGAATGCATTGGCGCGATCGAGCAGTTTTGCCGGACCGACGAGGCCGGCCTGGTCGGCACCGTCGGCTATATCCAGGCGAGGCCCGGCGCGACCAATGTCATTCCGGGCGACGTATCGTTCACCATCGACATGCGCGCGCCGACCGATATGCATCGCAAGCGCGCGGTCGCCGACGTCGTCCGGCAGATCGAGGCCATCGCAAAGCGCCGGCAACTGGCGCTTCAGCTCGACGTCACCCATGAGAACCGCACCGCACCGTGTGCGCCCTGGCTGAAGGATCAGATCGCGCACGCCATCGCCGCCGAAGGTTTTTCCGCCTTCGAACTGCCGAGCGGAGCAGGGCACGACGGCATGGCGATGATCGATATTGCCGATGTCGGCATGATCTTCGTCCGCTGCCGCGGCGGCATCAGCCATCATCCGGACGAGCATGTCGAGCTCGCGGACGTCGACGCCGGCGCGCGGGTGCTGCTGCGGGTGATCGAGAATTTCAGGCCGCGGGAGGGCTAAGGCCCCCGCAAGTCACCGGGTAGAGATACGAATCAGACAGGGCTAAAATAGCGACTGCCCAGCCGCGGGATCACCAGACATCAGCCGACGTAAGCGAATGAACAGCGATATTTCCTTTCCAGCCCATCGAGAGAACCGGTTTTACCAGGGCATGGCCGCGACCTTTGTCGCCAATGCGCTTCAGGCGGTCAATTTTCTCGGTGATCGTTTCCTGAGACAGTCGCATCATTCCTTGTCGGCGATCGAGGACCTTTACCGGCACTCGATGGACAGCGCCTTTTCGGTGACCGAGGCGTTCCTCGTCACGGGCGCGCCGCACGCCTCCGCCTACTACCCGCGCGACTTCGCCTGGTTCTATCCCGACGTTCTCGACCCCGAGACCATCATGGATGCGCAGGACGCGGTGCGCCGGGCGCGGCTGCTCGAAAAGAGCGTGCGCCTGTTGCTGGAGGCGGTTCGCGCCGACGTCGTCACGACGACCATCGTTCCAGCGGGACGCGGCCGGTATCTCGGCGTGAACTATTTCTCGCGTCCTTCGGATACGCTGCTCGGCATTCTCGCCGGTCTCCAGCAGATGCTCTCCGCCGAGGAGCGGGCGTCGTCCTATCTGGCGATGTCGCAATGCGCGCATGCCGGTCGGCTGTTGCTGGCCGAATACGGCGGCGATCTGAAGCGCGCGATCCTGAAGCTCGCGGGCGAGCTCGAGCCGTTCGACGTTGACGGCGTCCGATATTTGCTGTGCGACGCCAGCGGGCCTCGCTCTGCGGCAACGGACACGCGCGCCGAGCGCCGGCGTTTTGTCACCAATGCCTGCGTCTACACGACCTTCGTGTGGGGCGTGCAGCTCGGTGTGGTCGACGAGAACGAGCTGAAGCGCCTGCTCGGGCGCGACCTCAGGCAGTATAAGCGGGACCTGCTCCGCCTGTTCGGCAAGGACGGCTATATCAGGCATTCGCTGGATGGACCGGCGGGCACGCCGGTGTCCCTGGTCGCGCTGGATTTCGTCGGCGTGCATCGCGGCTTCTGGGACATGAACGATGCGCGCGAGCGCGCCTCGTTTGCGGCCACGACGGATTTGATCATTGCCGAGCCGCGCTTCCGCATTCCGAGCACATTCCACTTCCTGGTGTCGGCGGATAATCCGCGCAACAAGATGATTCACAAGATCGCGGCGCCGGCCTATCAGGGGCGCTCGTCCTGGCCGACGTTCAACGTTGAGTTCGCGGATCGCATGCTGGACTTCGACGAGGCCTCAGGCAGCGAGACCTACCGCGCCTGCGCGCAAGGGATATTGAAGGACATTCGCACCGCGACCGAAGTCCACGGTGGCTATCAGGAGCTGATCTCCGAGCAGGGCCTGAAATACCGCACCTGGGCCTACAAGGGCGCGGTCGCCCATTCCTGGTTTCCACGCTTCCTGTCGGTCTGGAGGAGGGCGTATGGAACGCCGCTCCTCCAGTGGAATGACTGACCTGCGGACAAAGCGCGATGAGACGAATCGTCATCGCGCCTGGGTTATTGTTTGAGCATGATCTTTTCGGAAAACCGCTGCGCACTTTTCCGGATCATGCTCTAGCCCGCCGTCACATCCACGAGCTCGCCACCCTCGAGAACCTTGGCCGCCTTGGCGCGATCGAGGTCACCTTCCCAGGCGGCCACGACGACCGTCGCCACGCAATTGCCGATGAGGTTCCCGACTGCGCGGGCCATGCCGATGAACCAGTCGACCGACAGCACCAGCACGAGGCCGATCGCGGGAATGCTCGGCACCGCATTCAGCGTGGCAGCGAGGATCACGATCGCCGAGCCGGTACGCCGTGCGCACCTTTTGACGTGATCAGGGAGACACCCAGGACCAGCAGGAGATCGCCAAAGGACAGCGGCGTGTTCGTGGCCTGCGCGATGAAGACGACGGCAAGCGTCAGGTAGATCGAGAAGGCGTCGAGGTTGAAGGAATAGCCGGTCGGAATGACGAGACCGACCACGGAATCCTTCACGCCCATCCGCTCCAGCTTCTTCATGATCTGCGGCAGCACGGCGTCGGAGGAGGCGGTCGCGAGCACGATCATCAGCTCTTCGCGCAGGTAGGCGAGGAATTTGAGGATGTTGATGCCGGCGAGCGCCATGACGCCACCGAGCACGCCCAGCACGAAGATGCCGACCGAGACGTAGAACAGCATGACCAGCGAGACGAGCTGTTTCAGCGAGCCGACGCCATATTTACCGACGGTATAGGCGACCGCACCGAGCACGCCAAGCGGGGCAACGCGAACGATGAGCCCCATCACGCGGAACAGCACCGTCGAGGCCGCGTCGATCATCGAGGTCACGAGCGCGCCCTTCTCGCCGCCGACCAGCGCGAGGCCGACGCCGAACAACACGGCGAAGAACAGCACCTGGAGCACGTCGTTGCGCGACAACGCGTCGAACGAAGTGGTCGGGATCACGTTCATCAGGAAAGAGCCGATGCCCGCGCCCTGCAGCTTGTGGGCGTTATCGGCATAGGTGCTGAGCGCCTTGGCATCGAGTGTCGAAGGATCGATATTCATGCCGTGGCCGGGGCCGAAGACGTAGGCCAGGATAAGGCCAACCACGAGCGCCACCGTCGTCATCGCTTCGAAATACAACAGCGCCTTGACGCCGACGCGGCCGACTTTCTTGAGATCGCCGGCGCCGGCAATGCCGTGCACGACGACGCAGAACACGATCGGCGCCACGATCATCGAGATCAATTTCAGGAAGGCGTCGCTGAGGATCTTGAGGCTGATGGCGAAGTCCGGGGCGACCACGCCGAGGATGATGCCCAGGATCAGCGCCGCCAGCACCTGGACGAACAGCGAGGCGTAAAGTGGCTTGCGCTCTGCGGCCGGGGCCGCGGCAATGGTCGACATGATGACTCCCCCGTTTTGGCGTTCAGAACGTCACAAAGGAGCAACAACCGTGCCAGATTGTCACGATTTGGCGCTGGCGACCGGCCGATCCTGCCGCCGGTACGCCGATTTTGGTCCCGTCGAGCGGCAGAACCGATAGGATACCGCTCCAGGTACGATGGCTCGGAGGAACTGATGCAAGTTCAGTTTTGGGGCACACGCGGTTCGATACCAAAGCCTGGACCCACCACCATCCGCTATGGGGGCAACACGCTCTGCGTCGAGGTCAGGACGGCGCGTGGGACGCTCGTGATCATCGATTGCGGGACGGGTCTCCACGGCCTGGGCCTCAAGCTGATGTCCGGAGGCGTCAAGAATCTCGCCGGCCATATCCTGATCAGCCATACGCATTGGGATCACATTCAAGGCGTTCCGTTCTTTGTCCCGTTCTTCGTGCCAGGAACCAAATGGGACATCTACGGACCGAAGGGGCTCAACCAATCACTGCGGGAGACGCTCGCAGGACAGATGCAGCACACGTATTTTCCGGTCACCACCGACGAGTTTGGCGCAACGATCCGCTATCACGACCTGGTGGAGGGCACCTTCGAGATCGACGACGTCAAGGTGACCACGCAGTATTTGAACCATCCTGCCCTGACTTTGGGCTATCGCCTGGAGGCCGACGGCGTCACGGTCGTGTACTGCTGTGACCATGAGCCATTCTCCCGCGCCCTTGCCGACGGGAATGGGGAGTTTTCCGCTCTGGATCAGCGGCATGCCGATTTCATCGAAGGCGCGGATCTGCTGATCCACGATGCGCAATACACCGCGGCGGAGTATCCCTCGAAAGTCGGCTGGGGCCACAGCACCGGTGAGTTCGTTGTCAAATTGGCGCAGCGGGCCCATGTGAAGCGTGTTGCATTGGCACATCACGACCCGATCCGAAACGATGACGCAGTCGAGCGCATCGTCGAAAAGCTGAGAGCTGATCTGCGCGCTGACGGATCGGCGCTCGTTGTCTCAGCGTCGGCTGAAGGGGAGGTCATTTCCCTGGAGCCGTCAGACGCCCGTGCGCCGCACGTGGCTGGCGAGGAATTCAGCGCCCTGACGCCCCTGGAGCCGGCACTGGTCCAACGCTCAATACTCATCAGCGTGACCGATCCCAAGATTGCCACGGCGCTCACAGACGCAGCGCGCGCCGAAGGCCTTCGTGCCAATTTCTGCGCAAGCGCCGAGGCCGCGCAAGCGATCATCTCCAGGGACCCGCCGTCACTGGCAATTATCGACCGCGATGCAGCTCGAGACAGTCGGGGCATTTGCGAGGCGATCCGCGGGATGAACGACGACAACCTCCCGGTTGTAGCGATTGCCGGAGATGAGGATACCGAGGATGGCGTCAAAGACTGGCTCATCACGCCGTTCACGGAGAGCTATGCGCGCACGAAGATGCGCGCGTGGGTTCTGCGGGAAGCCTGTCGCTGGGTACGGGCACCGGTGCCGGAGGATGAGGAGAAAAGGCTGGCGTCAATGCGCGAACTTGGACTTCTCGACAGCCCGCCGGAGGAACGGTTCGATCGGATTACGCGCCTTGCGGTGGCTCTGTTCAACGTGCCGATGGCAACCATCACTTTCATCGACGAGAACCGTCAATGGTTCAAGTCCCGGCGAGGGGTTGCTGTGCAAGAGAATCCTCGCGACGTCTCCTTCTGCGCCCACGTCGTCTATCATCGGGAGCCGGTCATCGTGTCCGATGCTCTCCGGGATGACCGCGTTGCCGACAATCCACTGGTGCGTGGCGGGCCGCGGATCAGGTTTTACGCCGGCTATCCGTTAAATCTGGCCGACGGGACCTGTATCGGTACGCTCTGCTTGCTTGACACCCGCCCGCGGGACATGTCCGAGGATCAGCTGGCGCAGTTAAAGGATCTGGCGGGGATCGCCGCGGATGAAATCCGCGCGATCGACTCCAAAGTTAAGCGGTTTGCGTAGCAATTCGTTTGCTGCCGCCTCTCGGGCGCAGACCTTTATTCGGCAGCCCTTGCCGTCTTTCCGAACATCCGTGTCGGTGCCGGGAAGCCGCAGGAGGTGCCGTCGGTGACCTTGACCTGGTCTTCCCATGGCAGCCGGTAGGTGCCCGCGACCATGTCCTGCATGAAGGTGTAGGGGCAGTCCATCGCGCCACCCTTCACCGCGACATAGCCACGGTGCCAGAGCTGGTAGATGTTGTTCTCGACACCCCAGTTGATGCGGGCTTCGCGTACGAGGTCGGGGCGCACCTCGGCAGTGATGATCTCGTCGGCACGGCCGGTGGTGCCGTGCGCCAGCACGCTGCCGTCGAAATTGACGATCATGCCTTCGCCCATGGAATCGAACGAGCCATCCGAACCGCACATGCAGACATTGGCGGTGACCATGAGGTTCTGGAACGAATTGGCCTGGTTGGTGAAGCGCCAGGAATTGCGGATCGGCGCGGTGTAGCCGGCGGTGCGGATCATGATCTCCGCGCCCTTGTAGGCGCATTCCCGCGCCATCTCCGGGAACATGCCGTCGTGACAGATGATGAGTGCGATCTTGGCGCCGTTCGGGCCTTCGATCACGGGAATGCCGATATCGCCGGGCTCCCACGGCTCGACCGGAATCCAGGGATGAAGCTTGCGGTAATAGAGCTTGATCTCGCCGTGGTCGTCGATGATCAGGCCGGAATTGTAGGGATTGCCGTGCGGGTTGAACTCCATGATGGAGAAGCAGCCCCAGATCTTGTTGTCGATGCAGGCCTTCTTGAATGCCGCGACCTCCGGCCCATCGAGCCGGCACATGATCTCGGGATTGGTGTCCATCGAGAGGCCGTGCAGCGAGTATTCGGGGAACACCACCAGATCCATGGTGGAAAGATTGCGGCGGGCCTTGCCGACCATCCAGACGATACGCTCGGTCTGCCTGGCGAGATCGGCCTTGGTCACGACGGTTGGCAACTGCAATTGCACCAGCCCGATGACCACACCCTCAGGCGATTTGTTCAGCCCGCCAAGCCCGTTCATGATCAGCTCCCTCCGTCGGCTCCCTTGCCGTCCGCGCGACGCCGTTGCGCGCAGTTCTCGGCCGAGCAAATCCGATTTTGACGACGCGCAAAAGTCCATTTTTCAGGCGGCAGGCGATAGCCGTGCTCGCCTGGGTCGCCGCCCCGGAGCGTGCAGGCGCCCATTGTCGCGGCGCGGCGTGCCTCAAGTCTCGGCTTGACCCTCCAATCCGCCTGATGTCAGACTTATGACATGAGTACAGCAAAGCGACATATCGCCAGCCTTCGCGACGAATATGCCGAGATGACGCGACAGCGCATCGTCGCGGCCTTCGTCGAGACGCTGGAGGATGAGGCGGCCGACGACATCTCAATGGCCGCGGTCGCCAAGCGGGCAAAGGTGGCCGAGCGAACCATCTATCGGCACTTCAAGACCCGCGCCGAGCTGTTTGCGGCGGCCGGCGAGTGGATCGAGGACAACGTCTTCAGCTACATTCCTTTCACCTCGCCCGACGAGCTGCCGGATATTTTCCGCAAGCTGTGCAAGCGGTTCGACCGTCACCCGCATCTGGCGCGCGCCATCGCGATGACGCGGGCGGGCCGCCGGGTGCGCGCCGGTTTCCGACGGCATCTGATTGACCAGCATCGCAAGGCGATGGCGCCGCTGGTGCGGCATCTCCCCGCAAAGGAGGTCCGACAGGCGGAGGCGCTCGCCTCCTACCTCAACAACGTGCTGGCCTGGAACGCGATGCGCGAGGACTTTGGCATGTCCAGCGCGGAGGTCGCCGACACGGTCGAGTGGGCGCTCACGACCCTTTTGAACGATGTCCGTCAGCGCGACGCCGCCGCGGCGCGCAGCGGCAAGGTCGGCAAATCGCCGCGCAAGCGAACCCCGGCGCGCGAAAACACCGCTGCAGAGTGAGGCAGGCCATGAATGCGATTCCCGACGACCTCCTGATCAACGCCCCCGACGAGGTTCGCATCCGTCAGGACCTCGTGCTGACGGCGCTCGGCCGTCGCCCGGCCGATCGCTCCTTGCGGGTCGGCAGGTTGCTCGACGTGCACAGCCGCACCTGGAGCGAGGATCAGGAGATCGTCTTCAAGGGCCGGCGCATCGCCTGGGTCGGGCCGGCCGGTAGCTATCCCGGCGAGGTCCGCGAGCGCGTGCATCGGCCGGATCTTGCGGCGGTCCCCGGCTTCGGCGAGGTGCACAAGCACATCGAGAGCTCGCATCTGACGCCGGAATGGGAGGCGGCGCTGGTGCTGCCGCACGGCAATACCTGGACCTGCGAGGCGAGCCACGAGTTCTCCAACGTCAACGGCGCCCGCAATCTCGAGTTCTGGTTCGAGGCGCGCCGCCGCGGCTCGCCGCTCAAAATCTTCCCGCAGCCGGGCTCGGCGGTGCCACCCACGGCCTACGAATGGGGCGGCGGCTGGTATGGCCGCGATGAGCAGGCGGGCTTCATGGCCGAAAGCCTGATGGTCACCGGTCTCGACGAGGTCATGGACTGGCCGGCCGTGTGGAATCCCGACAATCCCTCCTACAAGCGGCTCTGGGGCATGATCGAGGCGACGTTCGCGGCGCGCGGCGTCGTCGAGGGCCACGCGTCCGGCTTACGGGACCTGCCTTCCATCAATGCCTTTGCCGCGGCGGGGCTCGCCTCCGATCACGAAGTGCAGACGCCGGAGGAGACCTGGGACAAGCTCACCCGCGGCCTGTTCGTCGAGCTGCGCGTCTACGCGATGGATGAGATCGTGAAATGGCTGCTTGCGAAGGGCCTGCAGGATTGGTCGCAGATCGCATTCACGACGGATGACCGCAGCGCCAGCCACACGCTCGAGCTCGGCGCCAGCGATCACAATGCGCGGGTCGCGATCGAGGCGGGTCTCGCGCCCGAGATCGCAATCCAGTGTCTCACCATCAACCCGGCGCGGCATATGCGCATCACGCCGTTCGTCGGGAGCCTGGCTCCAGGACGTTTCGGCGATGTCGTGCTGCTCTCGGACGTCACCAAGCTTACGATCGCCGAAGTGTGGGCCGATGGCGCGCAGGTCTCCGAGGGCAAGCGCTATCTCGGGCAGGTGCCCGAAATCCAGTGGCCGGATTGGGCCACCAAGACGGTCAACATCAAGCGCTCGATCAAACCTCAGGATTTCGAACTGCCGGCCGAGCCGGGCCGTACCACGATGAACGCGGCGGTGATCCGTCCCTTCCATTGGCATCCCGAATTCTACACCCTCGAACTGCCGGTGCGTGACGGGGCGGTACAGCGCGACGAGAGCGAGGCCATCACTAAATTCGCCATCGTCGATCGGTTTTCCGGCGATGGGCGTGTCGCAAAGATGTTCTGGCGCGGCTGTGGCCCGCGCACGCCGGAGACGGCCGTTGCCTGCTCGGTGGCGCACGACAAGCACAATATCTGGGTGGTCGGCTCGTCCGATGCGGCGATGGCAAAGGCGGTCAACGCGCTGATCGAGCTTCAGGGCGGCTGGGCGCTGGTGCGCGAGGGCGAACTCGTCGCCACGGTGCGCTTCGAGGTCGGCGGGCTGATGAGCTGTCGTTCGGCGCAAGCACTCGATGCCGAGATGCAGGCGCTTTATGCGGAAGGTCGCAAGGTCGACTGGATGTACGAGCCGACGTTCCGGCCGCGCTGGTATCCGGGATTTCCGGAGAGGCTCATGTTTGCGACGCTGACCTGCGCGCCCTGGAGTTGGGTGCTGGTGGCACCGTGCGAGCAGGCGCCGCTTGGATTCATCAACGTGCAGACCGGCGAAGCGCATCCGGTGGTTTGGTAGGGGGAGGACTGGGGATGGACGACATGACGAAGCCGCAAGCCGCTCCCGCGGAGCCAGTACCACCCGCAGCCTCGGGGCTGCTTGATCGTGCTTTTGGCCTCACCGAGCGTGGCACCAGCGTCGGCCGCGAGGTGATGGCCGGCGCGACGACGTTCGCGGCGATGGCCTATATCATCGCGGTGAATCCCGCGATCATGTCCAACGCCGGGATGGACCGTGCCGATCTCGTCAGCGCCACGGCGCTCGCCGCGATCGTCGGCTCGGTGATGATGGGGCTGTGGGCCAATCTGCCGCTTGCGGTGGCGCCCGCGATGGGCTCGAACGTCATCTTCACCTATGTCATCGTCAAGCAGATGGGAATGCCCTGGCAGGGCGCACTCGCCATGGTCGCCTTCACCGGCGTGCTGTTCCTGATTCTCAGCCTGTCGAAGCTGCGTGAGAAAGTCGCCAAGGACGTGCCGGAAGCGCTGAAGATCGGCATCCAGGCGGCGGTCGGTACCCTCATCGTCTTCATTGCGCTACGGGGCGCCGGATTCGTGGTCCAGAATCCGTCGACTTACATCGCCATGGGCTCCCTGCGCAGCCCGCCGGTGCTGCTGACGCTGTTCGGTCTCCTGCTCACGCCGGTGCTGGTGGTGCGCCGGGTGCCGGCTGCGCTGATTCTGTCGATTGCGGTGCTCACCCTGATCGGCTTTTTCGTTCCAGGCGCCAACGGCAAGATGGTGACGTCAGTGCCATCGGCCATCATGGCATGGCCGCGCTGGCCGACCAGCACCTTCATGGCGCTCGACATCGGCTATCTCTTCAGCCATTTCGTCGTCGCGCTGCCGCTGCTGTTCTATTTCCTGT
Encoded proteins:
- a CDS encoding NCS2 family permease; amino-acid sequence: MDDMTKPQAAPAEPVPPAASGLLDRAFGLTERGTSVGREVMAGATTFAAMAYIIAVNPAIMSNAGMDRADLVSATALAAIVGSVMMGLWANLPLAVAPAMGSNVIFTYVIVKQMGMPWQGALAMVAFTGVLFLILSLSKLREKVAKDVPEALKIGIQAAVGTLIVFIALRGAGFVVQNPSTYIAMGSLRSPPVLLTLFGLLLTPVLVVRRVPAALILSIAVLTLIGFFVPGANGKMVTSVPSAIMAWPRWPTSTFMALDIGYLFSHFVVALPLLFYFLCAEFFSTLGTLIGVTGAANLRKPDGSIPNATAAFATDATASIVGPLLGTSVVTAYIESITGVQAGGRTGLTSLTVAGFFFLALFFWPIFVIIPAQATAPALVLVGVLMMQGLARIDMTDLANAVPIVLTLLITVLTNNLINGMALGTLSYIALEVAVGRRSQIPAMVWGLGVVFVAYAIVIAQIF
- a CDS encoding adenine deaminase C-terminal domain-containing protein; the protein is MNAIPDDLLINAPDEVRIRQDLVLTALGRRPADRSLRVGRLLDVHSRTWSEDQEIVFKGRRIAWVGPAGSYPGEVRERVHRPDLAAVPGFGEVHKHIESSHLTPEWEAALVLPHGNTWTCEASHEFSNVNGARNLEFWFEARRRGSPLKIFPQPGSAVPPTAYEWGGGWYGRDEQAGFMAESLMVTGLDEVMDWPAVWNPDNPSYKRLWGMIEATFAARGVVEGHASGLRDLPSINAFAAAGLASDHEVQTPEETWDKLTRGLFVELRVYAMDEIVKWLLAKGLQDWSQIAFTTDDRSASHTLELGASDHNARVAIEAGLAPEIAIQCLTINPARHMRITPFVGSLAPGRFGDVVLLSDVTKLTIAEVWADGAQVSEGKRYLGQVPEIQWPDWATKTVNIKRSIKPQDFELPAEPGRTTMNAAVIRPFHWHPEFYTLELPVRDGAVQRDESEAITKFAIVDRFSGDGRVAKMFWRGCGPRTPETAVACSVAHDKHNIWVVGSSDAAMAKAVNALIELQGGWALVREGELVATVRFEVGGLMSCRSAQALDAEMQALYAEGRKVDWMYEPTFRPRWYPGFPERLMFATLTCAPWSWVLVAPCEQAPLGFINVQTGEAHPVVW